A stretch of Sphingomicrobium flavum DNA encodes these proteins:
- a CDS encoding DUF4402 domain-containing protein: MTNLKKIAAVALAATALTATPAYAAPVSDNTGKARVTIVKPLSIAKAGDLDFGTVVLPATASGASTSLSIDATSGAVMTQDCATDGFTCSVANGAAASNITYTLTGSSVVEVNVDIPASVQLDRVGGGTTPVTVSLTTSLSNTDTDTSYDLFLSNSGTPGTDFYVGGDVTIGDGVEDGVYEGTFTVTADYQ, encoded by the coding sequence ATGACCAACTTGAAGAAAATTGCTGCGGTGGCTCTCGCCGCGACTGCCCTGACCGCGACTCCGGCTTATGCCGCTCCCGTCAGCGACAATACGGGCAAGGCCCGCGTGACCATCGTCAAGCCGCTGTCGATCGCCAAGGCCGGCGACCTCGACTTCGGTACCGTCGTTCTGCCCGCCACCGCCAGCGGCGCGTCGACCAGCCTGTCGATCGATGCCACCTCGGGTGCCGTGATGACGCAGGATTGCGCCACTGACGGCTTCACCTGCTCGGTGGCCAACGGTGCGGCTGCCAGCAACATCACCTACACGCTGACCGGCTCGAGCGTCGTCGAAGTCAATGTCGACATCCCCGCCTCGGTCCAGCTTGACCGCGTCGGCGGCGGCACCACCCCGGTGACGGTCTCGCTGACCACCAGCCTGTCGAACACCGACACCGACACCAGCTATGATCTGTTCCTCTCCAATTCGGGCACGCCCGGCACCGACTTCTATGTCGGCGGCGACGTGACCATCGGCGACGGCGTGGAAGACGGCGTCTATGAAGGCACCTTCACGGTCACGGCTGACTATCAGTAA
- a CDS encoding molecular chaperone: MTHHFRRFALAATAMVALAAPAAKAGVGDLLVAPTRVILEGGRGTEILLNNIGDEEATYRITAEFRRMGEDGSLQDVELPNELESAARDMVVFAPRRITLPPKQPQAIRIAARAPAGLADGEYRVHLLFRAIPKPRAVEAETKSEGLSFRLTPVYGVTIPVIVRLGRLDVEAAIADVRVADYGVQKVVAVDITRAGQRSTFGTLAVLKAGEEEPIAFLNGVAIYPEVGQRTVNVPLRADYAGALDGPVTVEYRLPQAEGGGIIASTQTTLR, encoded by the coding sequence ATGACCCACCATTTTCGACGTTTCGCGCTTGCTGCCACTGCCATGGTCGCGCTTGCAGCGCCTGCCGCAAAGGCCGGTGTCGGCGACCTTCTTGTCGCGCCCACCCGGGTGATCCTCGAAGGCGGGAGGGGCACCGAAATCCTCCTCAACAATATCGGTGATGAAGAAGCGACCTACCGCATCACCGCCGAATTCCGCCGCATGGGAGAGGATGGCTCGCTCCAGGATGTCGAGCTGCCCAACGAGCTGGAATCCGCCGCGCGCGACATGGTGGTGTTCGCGCCGCGCCGCATCACGCTGCCGCCCAAGCAGCCGCAGGCAATCCGCATCGCCGCGCGCGCGCCGGCCGGTCTGGCCGATGGCGAATATCGCGTCCATCTCCTGTTTCGCGCGATTCCCAAGCCGCGCGCGGTCGAAGCCGAAACCAAGAGCGAAGGATTGAGCTTTCGCCTGACGCCCGTCTATGGGGTCACCATCCCCGTCATCGTGCGGCTGGGCCGGCTCGATGTCGAAGCCGCGATCGCCGATGTGCGCGTTGCCGATTATGGCGTACAGAAGGTCGTGGCGGTCGATATCACCCGCGCCGGCCAGCGTTCGACCTTCGGAACGCTCGCGGTGCTGAAAGCGGGTGAGGAAGAGCCCATCGCCTTCCTCAACGGCGTCGCCATCTATCCCGAAGTGGGCCAGCGCACCGTCAACGTGCCGCTGCGCGCCGATTATGCAGGCGCGTTGGACGGTCCCGTGACGGTGGAATATCGCCTGCCGCAGGCCGAAGGCGGCGGCATCATCGCTTCGACGCAGACGACGCTGCGTTAG
- a CDS encoding carboxypeptidase-like regulatory domain-containing protein: MLRHLARSVMALSALWAASAAAASEDSPVTARWTADPEEQFLLDMRIRDKMLGDGVRAYDTPHGPCVVLGDFLTALDVPMQLDMADQRASGWAFEEANQIVIDRGAGSVSIKSNRKSIATNDIIDVPEGWCVDPAALADWFGLGVRANMAGSVLSLESEAKLPVELAIERRKRAERLSQRASYDMESLPQVKLPYRLWRTPAIDVVVSGGAAYSDRNGSKFDRNVSVYASGEIAKMSFDARLTTSPSANGGLLRMRAYRSDMDGELLGPLGATHFEMGDLVVGATGVGNVSGGGRGAMVTNRPLRRLAQFDLVSFDGELPAGWDAELYRNGQLLGFASPNAQGRYEFNDIALQYGQNDIEIILYGPQGQVRKRVEEVLVGDQLIPPGETWYFASASQPGRELLQFGDSGTNADQVRAQATVALDHGVDKRMSVGMLAQSLLLEDETLTYVEGAVRRTIGNAMVELTAALTDKGGQRYRARAIGRIGEVSLSAQSVISDDFRLTARQSPLVQEHGLSASVPLKLGKRTVPITATTSYRKYEDGSSALSAAGRINVMVDRFNLATELDWERQRFDGLTPARERLAARFVGSGRIGDVRVQGDVDWNVTGGGGVTRAGVNAYWSQSETVDWDAGLVWEPSADRVRARVGHIRKFDFASVALTAEAASDGSVAAGFNMAFSIDAPGGSFRPTSQTLARTGAIEALIFRDDNGNGLRDEGEPLQKGATLTAGQYATEQESGDDGMIRMAGLQGHTPVAVGVDTSMLADPTLVPSDKLRVVTPRPGVTAKLVIPLVGSGEVEGMLLGVSGLPKEGVELQLVDMQGKTVSSTRTAFDGYFLFEKVAYGDYRVRLATASATFLQARLVHDDLVTVSPDKPYLRIGTITLDDARPEIAQAGAVPELALD; encoded by the coding sequence ATGCTGCGTCACCTGGCCCGATCGGTAATGGCGCTCTCGGCCCTGTGGGCCGCGAGCGCCGCTGCCGCGTCGGAAGACAGCCCGGTGACCGCCCGCTGGACCGCGGATCCCGAAGAGCAATTTCTTCTCGACATGCGCATCCGCGACAAGATGCTGGGCGATGGCGTGCGCGCCTACGATACCCCGCATGGGCCCTGCGTGGTTTTGGGCGATTTCCTGACCGCGCTCGATGTTCCGATGCAGCTCGACATGGCAGACCAGCGCGCATCGGGCTGGGCATTCGAGGAAGCCAACCAGATCGTCATCGACCGCGGCGCCGGTAGTGTGTCGATCAAAAGCAATCGCAAATCAATTGCAACAAACGATATCATCGACGTCCCCGAAGGCTGGTGTGTCGATCCCGCCGCATTGGCCGACTGGTTCGGGCTGGGCGTGCGCGCGAATATGGCCGGCTCGGTCCTGTCGCTCGAAAGCGAGGCGAAATTGCCGGTCGAACTGGCGATCGAGCGCCGCAAACGCGCCGAACGCCTCTCGCAGCGTGCGTCCTACGACATGGAAAGCCTGCCGCAGGTCAAACTGCCCTACCGCCTGTGGCGCACCCCTGCGATCGATGTCGTCGTGTCGGGCGGTGCCGCCTATTCCGACCGCAACGGCTCCAAGTTCGACCGCAACGTGTCTGTCTATGCCTCTGGCGAAATTGCCAAAATGTCCTTTGACGCGCGGCTGACCACCTCGCCTAGCGCAAATGGCGGGCTGCTGCGCATGCGTGCTTACCGCTCCGACATGGATGGCGAATTGCTGGGGCCGCTGGGCGCCACCCATTTCGAAATGGGCGACCTGGTGGTCGGCGCGACCGGCGTCGGCAATGTTTCGGGCGGCGGGCGCGGCGCGATGGTGACCAACCGGCCGCTCCGCCGTCTCGCGCAATTCGATCTGGTCAGCTTCGATGGGGAATTGCCCGCTGGCTGGGACGCCGAGCTTTATCGCAACGGGCAATTGCTCGGATTTGCCTCGCCCAACGCGCAGGGGCGGTATGAGTTTAATGATATTGCTTTGCAATATGGACAAAATGACATTGAAATAATTCTGTACGGCCCGCAGGGGCAGGTGCGAAAACGGGTAGAGGAGGTGCTGGTCGGCGACCAGCTCATCCCGCCCGGAGAGACATGGTATTTTGCCAGCGCGAGCCAGCCGGGTCGCGAATTGCTGCAATTTGGCGATAGCGGCACCAATGCCGACCAGGTCCGCGCGCAGGCGACCGTGGCGCTCGACCATGGGGTGGACAAGCGCATGTCGGTGGGCATGCTGGCGCAGAGCCTGCTGCTCGAAGACGAGACGCTGACCTATGTCGAAGGTGCGGTGCGCCGCACGATCGGCAATGCGATGGTCGAACTGACAGCCGCGCTCACCGACAAGGGCGGCCAGCGCTACCGCGCCCGCGCTATCGGACGCATCGGCGAGGTGAGCCTGAGCGCACAATCGGTGATTTCCGACGATTTCCGCCTCACTGCGCGCCAATCGCCGCTGGTGCAGGAACATGGCCTGTCCGCCAGCGTGCCGCTTAAGCTGGGCAAACGCACCGTGCCGATCACCGCGACGACCAGCTATCGCAAATATGAGGATGGCTCGAGCGCGCTGTCGGCGGCCGGGCGCATCAACGTCATGGTCGACCGCTTCAATCTGGCGACCGAGCTCGACTGGGAGCGCCAGCGCTTCGACGGCCTCACGCCGGCGCGCGAGCGGCTTGCTGCGCGCTTCGTGGGCTCGGGGCGGATCGGCGATGTGCGCGTGCAGGGCGACGTCGATTGGAACGTCACCGGCGGCGGCGGGGTCACCCGCGCCGGCGTCAACGCCTATTGGAGCCAGTCCGAAACGGTCGATTGGGACGCCGGGCTGGTCTGGGAGCCCTCGGCCGACCGCGTGCGGGCACGGGTTGGCCATATCCGCAAATTCGATTTTGCCTCGGTCGCCCTGACCGCCGAAGCCGCCAGCGATGGAAGCGTCGCGGCGGGTTTCAACATGGCCTTTTCGATCGATGCGCCCGGCGGCAGCTTCCGCCCTACGTCGCAGACGCTGGCGCGCACGGGCGCCATCGAAGCGCTCATCTTCCGCGACGATAATGGCAACGGCCTTCGCGATGAAGGCGAGCCGCTGCAGAAGGGCGCGACGCTGACCGCAGGCCAATATGCGACCGAGCAGGAAAGCGGCGATGACGGCATGATCCGCATGGCCGGCCTTCAGGGCCACACGCCCGTGGCGGTCGGCGTCGACACCTCGATGCTGGCCGATCCCACGCTGGTGCCGAGCGACAAATTGCGCGTCGTCACGCCGCGCCCGGGGGTGACGGCAAAGCTCGTCATTCCGCTGGTCGGTTCGGGTGAGGTCGAAGGCATGCTGCTGGGCGTCAGCGGGCTGCCCAAGGAAGGCGTTGAACTGCAGCTGGTCGACATGCAGGGCAAGACGGTCAGCTCTACCCGCACCGCCTTCGATGGCTATTTCCTGTTCGAAAAGGTCGCTTATGGCGATTATCGCGTGCGGCTTGCCACCGCCTCGGCGACCTTCCTCCAGGCGCGGCTGGTCCATGACGACCTGGTCACGGTCAGCCCCGACAAGCCCTATCTCAGGATCGGCACGATCACGCTGGATGATGCGCGCCCCGAAATCGCCCAGGCAGGCGCCGTGCCGGAGCTGGCACTGGACTGA
- a CDS encoding zinc-ribbon domain-containing protein, with protein MILTCPSCSTRYVVKDGAIPPGGRKVRCASCKHSWHQDPDELTQAEAEAPLVDDAAMPPADEPVPEAEAGDVSAASYDADEPAAPVSEPVDDMPDEDDALADATMPGTYRASFSITPPALPEAEEDIPPPPETPDVEPVDDSWPVADEQADLPQPSFSTDPVDEPAPIVQPEAEAEADVHETQDFGFVTEHYEEEEEPKKRGGLILMGLLLLVGAAAAAFYFLAPDSLKQQVGLVKAQTETPLQMLLDPHTREALPSGNELLTVSGRVINPTDATQEVPMLHAYVRDSAGQIVHQWTIQPPRATLGPGESATFNNVQTDMPPGGNELSVTFEEQAD; from the coding sequence ATGATCTTAACCTGCCCATCCTGCAGCACCCGCTATGTCGTCAAGGACGGCGCCATCCCGCCCGGCGGTCGCAAGGTCCGCTGCGCCAGCTGCAAGCATAGCTGGCACCAGGATCCCGATGAACTGACGCAAGCCGAGGCCGAAGCGCCGCTGGTCGATGATGCGGCCATGCCGCCCGCCGACGAGCCGGTGCCCGAGGCGGAGGCGGGGGATGTTTCGGCGGCCAGCTACGACGCAGACGAGCCCGCAGCGCCGGTGAGCGAGCCGGTCGACGACATGCCCGACGAGGACGATGCGCTGGCCGATGCCACCATGCCCGGCACCTATCGCGCCAGCTTCAGCATCACCCCGCCTGCACTGCCCGAGGCTGAAGAGGATATTCCCCCGCCGCCCGAAACGCCCGATGTCGAACCTGTCGATGACAGTTGGCCGGTTGCAGACGAGCAGGCCGACCTGCCCCAGCCCAGCTTCTCCACCGATCCGGTCGACGAGCCTGCGCCAATCGTGCAGCCCGAAGCCGAAGCCGAAGCCGACGTGCACGAAACGCAGGATTTCGGCTTCGTCACCGAACATTATGAGGAAGAGGAAGAGCCCAAGAAGCGCGGCGGGCTGATCCTGATGGGGCTGTTGCTGCTGGTCGGCGCGGCGGCGGCGGCTTTCTATTTCCTGGCGCCCGACAGCCTCAAGCAGCAGGTTGGCCTGGTCAAGGCGCAGACCGAGACTCCGCTGCAGATGCTGCTCGACCCGCATACGCGCGAAGCCTTGCCGAGCGGGAACGAACTGCTGACCGTCAGCGGGCGCGTCATCAACCCGACCGATGCCACGCAGGAGGTGCCGATGCTGCACGCATATGTGCGTGATTCCGCCGGCCAGATTGTCCACCAGTGGACGATCCAGCCACCGCGCGCCACACTGGGGCCGGGCGAAAGCGCGACCTTCAACAATGTGCAGACCGACATGCCGCCGGGCGGGAACGAGCTGAGCGTGACCTTTGAGGAACAGGCCGACTAG
- the ftsE gene encoding cell division ATP-binding protein FtsE, whose translation MIVSFEQVGLRYGTGAEVLCDLEFKLAEGGLYFLTGPSGAGKTSLLKLLYLAQRPTRGRITLFGQPLDSLDREALPALRRRIGIVYQDFRLIDHLSAYDNVALPLRVAGHAEEDIATATEEMLGWVGLSDRAAARPPTLSGGEQQRVAIARAVIGRPDLLVADEPTGNVDAEMARRLMHLFGALNRLGTTVVIATHDIGLIGETKGATMIRLEKGQVVDPTGALAHPPRREP comes from the coding sequence TTGATCGTCTCGTTCGAACAGGTTGGACTGCGCTACGGCACCGGGGCCGAGGTTCTTTGCGACCTCGAGTTCAAGCTGGCCGAGGGCGGGCTCTATTTCCTGACCGGGCCTTCGGGCGCGGGCAAGACGTCGCTCTTGAAACTGCTCTATCTCGCCCAGCGCCCCACGCGCGGTCGCATCACTTTGTTCGGCCAGCCGCTCGACAGCCTCGATCGCGAAGCGCTGCCCGCATTGAGGCGGCGGATCGGGATCGTCTATCAGGATTTCCGGCTGATCGATCATCTGTCCGCCTATGACAATGTCGCGCTGCCGCTGCGCGTTGCCGGCCATGCCGAAGAGGATATCGCCACCGCGACCGAGGAAATGCTGGGCTGGGTCGGCCTGTCCGATCGCGCCGCCGCACGTCCGCCCACCCTGTCGGGCGGTGAGCAGCAGCGCGTTGCCATCGCCCGTGCGGTGATCGGTCGGCCCGATCTGCTCGTCGCAGACGAGCCAACCGGTAATGTCGATGCGGAAATGGCGCGGCGGCTGATGCACCTGTTTGGCGCCTTGAACCGGCTCGGCACCACGGTGGTCATCGCCACCCATGATATCGGCCTGATCGGCGAGACCAAGGGCGCAACCATGATCCGGCTGGAAAAAGGCCAGGTCGTC